The following are encoded together in the Humulus lupulus chromosome 5, drHumLupu1.1, whole genome shotgun sequence genome:
- the LOC133779590 gene encoding protein FAR1-RELATED SEQUENCE 1-like has translation MSSVPNYTLEICTIKWLIKSKWNIFETNGYPCRHIWAVMKYRHMKIVPQSLLLKQWSKNAKADLSLELKQHSTEKQQLFEMARQTSLALDTNLLSYYASKSEQSYTKAKQEVATLTAMFKDAVPLESNTGNNDSGRYQTYQENENITRDPTPCRTKGSAYARNNRDNVLIDMSDGAVKTKRKCSNCYSADHNRRTCPQLVGLPLPHS, from the coding sequence ATGAGTAGTGTGCCAAATTATACACTAGAAATATGTACTATAAAGTGGCTGATCAAATCAAAGTGGAACATTTTTGAGACAAACGGCTATCCATGTAGACATATTTGGGCTGTAATGAAATACCGTCATATGAAGATAGTACCACAGTCTCTCCTGCTAAAACAGTGGAGTAAGAATGCAAAAGCAGACCTCTCGCTCGAACTAAAGCAACACTCCACAGAAAAGCAACAGTTAtttgaaatggctaggcagaCATCCCTCGCTTTGGATACAAACTTGCTGAGCTATTACGCTTCCAAGTCTGAGCAATCTTACACCAAAGCGAAACAAGAAGTGGCAACACTAACTGCAATGTTCAAGGATGCAGTTCCATTGGAATCAAACACCGGTAACAACGACTCGGGACGATATCAAACCTATCAAGAAAATGAAAACATTACCAGGGACCCAACACCTTGTAGAACTAAAGGATCCGCCTATGCAAGAAACAATAGGGACAATGTTTTGATAGATATGTCGGATGGAGCCGTTAAAACTAAAAGGAAGTGTTCGAACTGTTATTCTGCAGATCACAATCGAAGAACATGCCCTCAGCTGGTCGGTCTACCGCTTCCTCACAGTTAA
- the LOC133779589 gene encoding protein FAR1-RELATED SEQUENCE 5-like, with amino-acid sequence MQSGGYERIPCQLRDVYNKVAHVKRKEKRCTDSYGALGYLDCLSKRDPNFFIQYQCDVENRLGNLFWADRYSRQDFVAFGEVIGFDTTYMTNKYNKPLTIILGVNHHFKTCIFGMALLNSEDEQTYFWLLDKFIECHNHVTPKVVVTDGDGAIKNVVFKYFPNATHRLCAWHLCTNALKISKDPQFLQGFQDVMYNYYTIEEFMQKWGELIQKFDLHSSQWCTNTYHSRRSWTDIPKREICRRNVDQPKM; translated from the coding sequence ATGCAGTCTGGTGGGTATGAAAGGATACCTTGCCAGCTACGAGACGTTTACAACAAGGTCGCCCATgtcaaaagaaaagagaaaagatgTACAGATTCATATGGTGCTTTGGGATATTTGGATTGTCTGTCAAAGAGGGATCCAAATTTCTTCATTCAATATCAATGTGACGTGGAGAACAGATTGGGGAACCTATTTTGGGCAGACAGATATTCTCGACAGGATTTCGTCGCATTCGGTGAGGTTATTGGATTTGACACAACATATATgacaaacaaatataataaaccCCTGACAATTATTTTGGGCGTCAATCATCATTTCAAGACCTGCATATTTGGAATGGCACTGCTTAACTCCGAGGATGAGCAAACTTACTTTTGGTTGCTTGACAAATTTATTGAATGCCACAATCATGTAACACCAAAAGTTGTGGTGACAGATGGAGATGGAGCTATCAAAAATGTTGTCTTCAAGTACTTCCCAAATGCAACTCATCGGTTGTGTGCGTGGCACCTATGTACCAACGCTTTAAAAATTTCAAAAGACCCCCAATTCTTACAAGGATTTCAAGATGTCATGTACAACTATTACACAATAGAGGAGTTCATGCAAAAATGGGGGGAATTAATACAGAAATTTGACCTCCATTCTAGCCAATGGTGCACCAACACTTATCACAGTCGTCGTTCATGGACAGACATACCTAAGAGGGAAATTTGTCGCCGGAATGTGGACCAACCAAAGATGTGA